The genome window CTTGCAGAATGGACAGTCACTCTTGTTTTGTAGATTCAATTTCAGATACAAATGTAATGACGAAGGACCTAGTCCCTATGGTTGCTGAGCAATTATTGGATAAACATGATGATGGTAAAGTGTCTTTCTATTGTGACAATACATCCAAGGTTGATCCAGTTGGTGCAACTGAAGAggggaaaaaaaactatattcaaGAATCTGAACCATTGAGTAATTCTACTGACACTACCAAACCTGCTATTTTGGTAGAGTCATCCTTGAAAGGATCAACAGAAGACCTTGATATTGAGCCAAaattgccttcagaggacagtAATAGAAATTTCTACGAGGAAAGGAATAGTAGCCTTGGCAATGATGTGGTTAACACCCCGGGACATTTTCCTGCTCATGCAGCTGAGGttagcttggaggaagaaatgCAAATTCTTGGTCAAGAATATATCAACCTAGAAAATGAGCAGAGGAAGCTAGAGCGGAATGCAGAATCTGTAAACAGTGAATTATTCACTGAATGTCAGGTGTGGAACTGAGACTGATCTAATTTGTATCATATCAAggctaattattaatttatcataaaaattattgctggaattttcattcttttttctgCCAATTTACGATCTAATTTGTGTTATATTGTgttagaattgattttaaatgaattaatgttgaaagaGTTGATCTTGAAAAAATTgaggcaaagaaatttttatttgggaatgatattttaaaagtgTGGCTAGaagaattaattttgtttggatGGTAAAGGTAGAATCACTTTTGAAGGGTAAATTTGTTTGTGTCTGGGAATGTTCattttaatgtgattttttaaGAAGTAGATAggatctgtttttttttaaagagaaaacagtttagacaaacacataaaaaaaacagaaaattgcttattttattaaaaaaagtgcttttcttaaaaaataagcttAAACAAATGAGCCCATAGATATTTTTGTGGATCTCTCACCTAAAATCAATTCTTTTATCAGAAAGTTAAACATGTCCGCTTCTCTCAATCAATTCTAGTTGTgtcaaaattgatttgaaaacttTAGAAGGCACCCAAAATAGGTCATGATCCTTAATAAGGAGATtactcttcatcatcatcatcatcgtgattattattatcttaatcATTGCCAAAGTTAAACATCTTCTTAGTGGTTCACTACTTCTCTCTCGTGGTTCATTACGCCTCAAGCTGAGGAAGAGCCAATGAGTCACAACTTTCAACATTATCTAACATAAATGAACACATTATATTGTTTGTTATGCACGGTACTACACTCACTTTATTGCATAAGATCTTAAAATTCTCATTTtagtgggtttttttttttctgcactcTTAATGCACCAGTTGACAAGTAGCGAGTTGGATGCTGGTAAAGAACATGATTAGTTGACTTTGGCATTGTCCTTCTATTTTACATTTTAGTGTGGtggttttgaaatatttatagcTCTGGCTGATGTGTTAATTGAATGATTAATTGAAGTCATGATCCTTAATAAGGAGATTAatcttcatcatcttcatcgtGATTATTATTACCTTATGAACACTTTTGCAAGTTTTCAGATTACACTATGtctttatatattgtttttcatTCACATATGCCATGATCAGTAGTGATTTTCCAGAGCTAAGTATTTTGATCCCTTTCTGATGCATCTGATACTCTGTAGGAACTACTGCAAATGTTTGGCTTGCCATATATTATTGCTCCAATGGAAGCAGAAGCTCAATGTGCTTATTTGGAACTTGAGAAACTAGTTGATGGTGTTGTGACTGATGACTCTGATGTCCTTTTATTTGGGGCACGCAGtgtttacaaaaatatatttgatgacCGCAAATATGTAGAGACATACTTCATGGAGGTTAATATTTGTTAAATGCAGTAGCTGTGAATAAATTTCTGTGGTAAAAACTTTGTATACatgattttctttatgattGATTCAGGATATTGAAAAGGAGCTTGGATTGACCAGAGAAAAATTAATACGCATGGCTCTACTTCTTGGGAGTGATTATACTGAAGGTGTAAGGTGTAACAACACTTACCTTGTTCTAGTGTATATTTTTGGCTAGTTATTAGTGAACCAAACCCTTTTGCATGAGATGTTGCTAAACATCTATATCTGACTTTTCTTTGTCCAACTTGTAATAATAGGATATTCAATAGATGTCTTTCTTTCCTTGTATTTCTTTGTAGTAGGATTTCTGTGGTATTATATATAGGTTCTGCATCTATGAACTTGACTAGATCCTTTTGTGTTGCATGCTAATGTAGTGGGATTGGCATTGTTAATGCTATTGAGGTTGTGAATGCATTCCCTGAGGAAGATGGCCTCCTGAAATTCCGGCAATGGGTTGAGTCACCGGATCCCACCATCCTTGGAAGGTTGGATGCAAATAGTGGTTCAAATTCCAGAAAGAAAGGgtcaaaaattgaagaaaagatgaattccTCAAGTTGCAATGTTAAAGAGTCTGCGGTGATGCAAAACATCTGCCATGCTCAGGAGCAAAATGAGTTGTCAGATTACATCcaagaaataaaacaaacttTCTTCAATAAGCATGTAACTGATTTCCTTCCTTTGTGCTCTCCAGTAAAATAATGAAGGATAGTTTTGTATTTATTAGAACATGTTTGTTTGTgactttctttattttcttttttaatagagAAATGTTAGCAAGAATTGGCAcattccttcttcttttccaaGTGATACTGTTATATCTGCTTACTATTCTCCCCATGTTGATAAATCCACTGAGCCATTCACATGGGGAAAGCCAGATCATCTTGTTCTTCGAAAGTGAGTTCATATGTTTATATACTTATTtcgataaattttatttctactaAATGGCCATTCAGTACATTGATAATTATATACAACATTGGATTTGCTTCGAAAAGATAGCATATAGTAGGTTAGTCtgtcatttctcttcatctattGAGCTAGTGATGGTTCTGTTCATCAACTGCTTACTGTTCCATTGGTAAGGTTTATCTTGCTTGATGCAGTACCAGGCCTTTAGGGGGTTGGGATTAGTTGAGTTTTAAATTTTCCTTTAAGGTATTTTGGTGCTTTTCTTTGGATGGGTTTGAAAGTCGATAATTTGTTCTGTGTGAGCACTAGGACTTGATAAACTTGCAGTGTTCCCCAATATTGATTCATGCTTTTCTTTCAAAGTTAGCTTTGATTCTTTGGATGGGTTTTAAAGTTGATACTATGTACTATGAGTGAGCTCCATAAACTTGGCAGTCTTCCCCGATATTGGTCCATGCTTTTCTTTTAAAGTTATAAATCTGAACATGATTATCGCATATCTTTACTTGAGACACTATTGATCTCACTTttggaatttacttaatctttttcTAAAcctgtatttaatttaatatgtatgTCTATATTTTCTGATATTCTGAGTTACTTCCTGTGCACAGATTGTGCTGGGAGAAATTTGGGTGGACTGGCCAGAAAGCAGATGAATTGATCCTACCAGTCTTAAAGGAGTATAACAAGCGTGaggttattttgttttattgatCTGCTCCCCCTTTTTACTgactgttttatatttttattgtattaaaagttgaaattaatATGATCACTAATCAAGCTTTCTAATTGTTGATTGTCTAGTGTCTTCTCAATTCTTATTATTATGAATATCCTGATACCAGTTTAATCTTTTAATGTAGACTCAATTGCGGTTGGAagcattttacaattttaatgaaAGATTTGCAAAAATTCGTAGTAAAAGAATTAAGAAAGCGGTAAAAGGAATCACTGGTAAGCAGCCTTCAGATTTGATAGATGATTCTGCAGAAGAGTTCTCCAAGAGTAGGAAGACTGGGAGAGAACCTGAGGATATCACATTGGAGACTTCAAGGGGAATAGAGGGAAATCTTGAGGGTAGAAGgaaatcaaaaataaaacagTCAAGGAAGAATGATACTGTTGCTAAGGAACagtcaaagaaaaagaaagtcaaTGATGATCCCTCTTCAGCACCTGGTACATCTGAGATTGAGAATTTACAGCCAAGTCTGCAGATAGAAGAAGAGCAACATGATGGTAAGGCATTGATTCGGAATAGAAGTGGCAGAGGAAGAGGTAGAATTATGGGAATAAAAAGAGGAAGGGATAACAAAGGTCTCAGTTTTCAATCTTGCGAAACTGAAGCCTCATCTGGTAGCAGTGACATTGATGATCATGGGCCAAGAGTGCATGTGGATAGAGTTCCAAAAGATGTGCGAAGGGTGAACCTTCATTCCGATTTTTCtgatttataaaatgaaaaatatataggctctgtttggataaatttttctaaaagtacttataggagaaaaatataagataagatCATTGAGCTTTGTCATAATCTATAATAAACTTATACTCCTTAACTTATGTGAGAAGctcaattcattttaccttATTTTATTCTCCTACAAGTACTTATAGAGAAGTATATCCAAACAGGGCCATACAGTGTTCATTAAGTTGTTTCTTTGTTGGCAACCTTCCTTAATTCTTAATCACTAATAAAGAAGTAATAATCAAATAGCTTTGATTTGGTGCTTTCAATCATTTTAACTTCATGAAATGGTTCTGTTAAAAGGTCCATAATTCTGTTAGGTGGtaaatcaagataaaaaaaaagaaaggaacccTACATTCTGATGAACTAGATTTACACCCGTTGTTACTTGTCAGGATTTGATCTTAATTTGATTGCTTATATTATAAGTGTTTCCTTAAGAGAATGAGaacgaaatttttttttctggtaaAACAGAGGCATCATCTTTAATCTGTTAAAAACCAGAGAATGAAAAAATTTCTCTGGTAGGTTGATAACATGTGAAGATAATTGAATGTGATCTCATTTGCCTAAAAATCTGAAAGAATAAGAATGTTTCACTTACAATTTGTGTACTTTACAGTCAATGCGATCTCGGAAACCTGTCAACTATTCTTTCAAAGAGCCTGAAGATGAAGATTCTGATGATTCATTTGATCGGAGAAATCAGACTGGTCCAATAGAAGAAAATTTATCTCATATTCTTGGTGCTTGTGAAGATGGTGCAACAGATTTCAGCATGGCGAAAGAATGCAGTGCAATGAATTTTCCTCCAGAGGAGAACTTGCCTACAGACTCCCTTGAGTCAGGTGGTTGGTTTTGCACAGATGCCGGTGAAACTTGTCATCCTGGTACTGGCAATCAGGACTCTTCTGATGACTACCTTAAAATGGGAGGTGGATTCTGTTTAGATGATGGTGATACAGGTGTCAAGCAGGATACAAGTGACAATGTCGATACTGCTACAGTCGATTATAATGCAGACTTTCCACACGGTTCTGATTATTTGGATGAAACTAATCGTGATAAAAGTAGTTCagatatattattttctggCGCTGAAAAGCCTGAAAATGGGATACAAGGTGGAGGGCCATTCAATATAGAGCCAAATGACCTTGCAAGTGCTAGTAGTTATGATCATTCTGATATAGCGGTCTTGAAACAGGAGAATACTCGCAACAATAGTGGAGCCTCCACTGGAGCATTTAGTGCCATGCCGTTTttgaagagaagaaggaaaaactgAAACTTTTCTAACTTTGGATGTCAGGCTTGTGCACATATTTGTCAATCCTCcaaattgtttatattttagtcATGTATTTTCTTGTTCCATTTGAATCGATTTTTTGGAGAAACGTTGATGACTCTTATTCCACATATATGTTTATTAATGATGACTCTGATGACAATCAAATATTAACACCATAAACTATCAATAACATTAGACAGTggtggaaaatgaaaataaatgatgTGCTGTTATGGATGAGCAGTAACTGACTGACCATCAAGGGTAGGGTATACACACTATCTCCCTGTTCGTGCTTGCGTGTTCACCTAATCACCTGCATATGCGTACTACTTGTTTAGTGCTTGGATGATAAATCCTGAAGCGACATTGGTTGTGGTGATACCACGTATGAGAAGCACTTCAGAAGGCGAGTAATTGGGTGATGACAACTGCTTGTGTAGAACGCTTCCCCCGTACAATACCCAAGACTTATTGGTTGCGGAGGCAAAGATAACACTAATTATACTAATTAATGAGAATCCAACTTAGGAAGGAGAGAAATTAAATCTAGTACTTTTTCATAGACATGTACGGAGTCAACATTTCCCCGTCTTGAAATGCTTTGTAATGTGCTTAGGACATTTTTGGTCAACTGATGAGAAAAATAATTGGCTATTTTTGTCAACTTCAAAACATAATTGGTTGGTTTCCTCCGGGCATTTTCATAGTGAGTCATCAAATCCTGTGCTCTCCTAAGATGAAACTTTAATTGCCTTAGTGCTTCCACCAAAACCTTAATTCCCTGTCCCTTAGATCTCGGGCTACAACTTCCCCAAAGACTTCTCCTGGTATAATCCTTACTAAGGATGGGGTGATCTATCATACACAATCTCAAAGGGAGTGTTGTGGGCAGCACTCTGGAAGCTAGTATTGTACTAGTATTCAGCCCACGATATGAATTTTGCCCATGTTCTTGTTCTGAACTAAAACATCAAAGACATGTTTCTAATGTTTTGATTAATACCTCAGTTTGTCCATTGAACTCCGAGTGATAAGCAATATTCATGTGTAGTTTCGTACCTTGCAGCTTAAACATTTCTTGTCAAAAGTGATTGATGGAATTATGGTCACAATCGCTGACAATTGAGGTTGGTATCCCACGAAGTTGTGCTATATCCTAGACAAAAAATTTTGCCAGGGATTGAGCCGAATATGGATGTTTAAGCAAAATGAAGTGTCCATATTTGCTCAACTTGTCAATTACCACTAGAATTTCATGAAACCCTTTTGATTTTGGCAGTCCCACTATAAAATCCATATTGATGTCTTCCCAAATAGCATTTGGAATAGGCAATGGCTGGAGTAACCTCGCTAGACTGGCGGCTTGATACTTGCTGTGATGGAAAACATGATAGGCAACTACAAAACAGTGATTGAGCCAGCCTGCGATAATTACGGTATACCCTTGGCCCACCCATGGGGGAGAGTGAAACTTCTGAAGAAGATTGGGAATCCATGTTGAGGATTGTGCTAGCTAGCAAAAACCTTCTCTTATAGTATATCCTTTTGTGTTATAGGGTGTATTGGGAGTGAGAGTTAGGATCcctttttaattccttaatcaTTTTGGTCAATGTAGGATCAATCCTAACTTCCTCTTCGATAACTGATGTGTTGCCAATAGGTCTTAGAAATTAGCCACAATTCGTTATCTTCATTTTGCGTTGACAATGCCTATGCCACTATTTGAAGCCCCCACTTTACAAACAATCCCAAAATCATAACCAACCAGTTGGGACAAccaattttgttgattttgtgtCATGACCCTTTGTTCTAATAGGTATCTTAAGCTCTTTTGGTCAATAAAAACCATGGATATCTGACCCAAAAGGTAAGGCCTATAATGTTGAATAGCTAAGACTAAGGCCATTAATTCCTTCTTGTACATTGATTTGGTGAGTGACAAGTTCGCCAAGGCTTTGCTAAAAAAAGTTATAGGCCTTTTTTATCTTGTGTATGTATTCCTATTATTCCCTTCCCCAAAGCATCACACTCGATAGAAAAAGGTTTTCCAAAATCTAGTATGGCCAACACCGTGCCTGTTGTTATAGCTTTCTGcaatattataaatacctcATAGTTGTCTTCCTTCCACTAAGAGTTACCTCATTTTAACAAATTAGTAAGTGGGTGAGCTATCTTCCCATAGTTGCATTTAAAGCGCCTATAGTACTCGATGAGGCCCCAAAATCTCCTCAATGCCTTGGTAGACTTTGGGAAAGGTCACTACATCtagaatttatattggttcaatcTTCAAGAGGACCTACATCTAGTTGTTCTTAGACCCCTTAGAACTTCCACTAATAGAGAATCAAGTACAAACACCATGTACATGCAATTTCCAAATTCTACTATTCCCTTAAACCGTACAAGAGAAAGAATAGGAGTTGAAACCCTATAGCCTCACACAAAACATTGGTAACCCTAACCAAGATCAGAAACCAATGTTTATCAAAATTGGATTGAATACACTTTTATGTGTAGATCAACATCTTTAAGCTCTTCTTCAAAGAATGATCAAATCATGATGAATAATGAATAAATCTTGATCAGActgggtaatcgattatcaaactgggtaatcaattaatttgttaaaatcaCTCTTGTTCCGCATTTCCCAACACGTGATATGGATTACAGgaaatggtaatcaattatcttGTTTCAAACAAAGAACTTCTCATGCTTCTATGATTTCTAGaataatcgattatcaatgtggtaatcgattatttcaACCACACAGAGGGCTCCTTAAGTTCTAGACacatttaatcgattacaataaatggtaattgattatcttGAGCTATAGtgtctttctttttcaaaaactgacacatataatcaattatagaactggtaatcgattaatttgatgattttaacaaaatttcaagtTGAAGATGGTTTTGTTGCTTGTTCTAACactttgtaatggattacaAAACCtattaattgattacatagtgTTGAACTTAATGCTTCTAAGAAACTTAGAGATCAATCCACTTGTCTAACATATTCGAATCATACTAAGCATTgatataagaaaaacaaactaTATCAAACAACATGCCTAGTCTTAAAACATACAATACAAATGCTACATCTATTAAAACTTGTTTGTCATTGTAAAATCATGAAACTAGAACCTAAGGGCTAATCTTCAAGACTTCAAACCTGAATCAACAATCTCCCATaaaaatgcaatgcaatggaaagttgtacaatgacattctttccctattttgtgattttgattttgatttaatttaatttttttggaaaacacagattgactgtccttttgaaagaggtgataattcatgcaaccttatcctatcttttgcaaatctctccgggaactccctcagagtgtatgttctgtttgatttagtcacttgaccattttggagtgacggcaatggagccgtttgacgtttaatcattCCATATAAAttctagggtttgtccccttttttttttgtttaaaaacatcgacgggtgagaacttttgatctgcccctatgttcacttgaggctcatgcacgatgcccctcattgcccttgtgtaaggctttgaggtaccaattgttatctttcgtcatgaccttgtagctgggaacctattgggtgagaacttctaatctgcccctaggtttacttgaggctcatgcacggtgcccctcattgccccagtgtaaggctttgaggtaccaatcattgtctttcgtcatgaccttgtagcaaggaacctattgggtgaggacttctaatctacccctaggttcacttgagattcatgcacgatgcccctcattgccccagtgtagggctctgaggtatccatctttgttttcacaacctagtagcaaggaagaatgaaagaagcagttgattcttgcaaaaagaattttccaaggacgagaaatagttgaaggattttttcaatcggcagattaagtcaaatgactcctattcttgataactcacttctctctaaaaagacaatttctggaatgataaaatgaggtcacatgaatgtctatatttttacttgaaaacacagtcaatcaaatgctttttttttctttttgaacttttctgctttactcgttgtttacggcaccccaccaacgtgcaggacgagtaatctctgattgaacggtcttggaagccaacactcaggagcgcaggtcgctttgagcaaacaaaccaatggcttacactcacattccggtggaagttgaataagcaaatatgtgtttgtgaaaggatgagagagacaaggatgtcaaattcatccattttagcattgtaactgtggtttataataatgacATAAACTTAAAAATCCTGATGattcattagagacatctaacaacagctttcaaaattgccccatgtgtggtgttgtttgtcaatgttaggattcacaagcgattctcctcaaatttcagccagccctcatcaattagactttgcaccttacgctttagggtcatacaatgctcaatggaatgccccaaggctcctccatgataagcacacattgcgttcgagtcgtatcctcggaaaaatggaggttgaggaaacctagcaggggttatggctaccattgcagtaTCAAGTATATaatggagcaagttagcataggacaccataattggggtgaattctacaggctttttgctgcaaaattccttccttggttggtgttttggttcatgctaaaggtggtgtttagcattggttgtgtggaaggtgggttttgtggttgatttagggatggcctttgtggataactgggtggtaggtaaggagaatggttgttattggctaagtaatgacattgttgggttggtgggaaatttggccgtataggaatggcagtcacaacatgggtttttccctcatcctcaccctcttcatttgcctcggttttctcattcgtccaagcaggatgattaaatttgcctcttttcagatccgCTTCGACCCTTTCcccggcgaagaccaaatccgcaaagcttgaaggtgtgtaccccaccatttttcatagtaaaacactggtaatgtgtctactattattgtgatcatctctttctccgtcattgtaggtgccacttgagttgccaagtctctccatctttgggcatattctttgaaagatccgtgccccctttttgcacatgttctgtagttgtaTCCTATCCGgaatcatatcaaaattgtactgatactgcctaacgaaggcaaccattaggtccttccaagaatggactcgggaaggttccaagttagtgtaccaagtAGCAGCTActccagtaagactttcttggaagaaatgtatcaacagttcctcatcttttgcgtatgcccccatcttttgacaacacatctttagatggttcttagggcaattagtccctttgtacttgtcaaagtctggcaccttgaaattgggaggggtgatgatattggatactaggaacaactcttctaggctagcaaaggcataatcttcacctccttcgatggccctgagcctttcctttagatgatccaactttcccatttctgccatagcatgagggtttttacccggtgtggaatgcaaggggtgtggttgtgggtgatactgaggtccctccaaagtgttttgcaggggtataccaccaactgcttacccttcagtggcatatccgaggcaaggctcgaagtcggctagattgtggggGGCATTTCATgagtctcccccatgggttgagagacatgtgcatgattagattgaggttgttggctttcaatgagtatgggagcgttgttattgacatcctccttGGGAAGcgagccatatggcgggaaggtgtgcttgttttgaatttgcacatcatggggccgttcgtacttcccaaatctttgcccatcatatctgaggttggatgattcatttgcttgaggccagatgggggcattaggttcaccttagcaacaacgctggtagcggcaactgcaaccgcattggcttccattatcttcttcatactctttcatggcctccatgtcggccttcatctgctcttacACCTCCTCTACTTTATCCATTGCTCTAGCTCTAGCATGAGTTcagtaagggcgccgtaaagtgtgttcttttctttttaatgacaatgattaagttcatttttttgtttttttttcaaggaaagaatgcaatgagcaatgcaaccaatgaaaagcatagatgtatgtgaatgatgcacagttgaagtattgtgaatttttacgtaggacatggggttgaatcaatttagattttcaacatggtccatgacatctttgtcaaggtgaaactggaagtaacaaggacatcaacaatcctaaatgcgTTTGGCAGTAAACAAAACAGCGATGTaacccgatccatcttttgccctaaTTTGCAtgttggttacttccatacttcaacttgacttaatGAAcctttttcgtaaaagcatgagcttggttcaaccccgtaatccaaggaatgacaatttcaattgccaataatttgacaacatttcacagagatgaatgactcgagcatacttaagctatgcatggaaaatgtaattatgaaattgagatgcccgaataaacatcttttcttagttaaccatgcattaggtatttttgttttgttgtcttttttttagaaatgggtttatgatcccaacatggttggctcatggtacctaacacatgcaactaagaatgcatcatgaattttcatgcttcctttttttgtttttgttttgcagaggaaaacgcaaggatcatgcatgagcaaacatgaaaacaaaaggtatgcagtttgtagaaaaaaaagtatgttgaacgcatatgcatgatgatgcaatgattcatgcaaaatgtgatgttggaatatgataacggacaaatgcaggaacaataTGTTCATTACGATGCcttgaagagatgcttatgcggtgcatgatatgaaagcatgctagagataaaatgcgggagtattttgattcgcactgatttttggagtaaaaacgtgggataaactcattttattcagaaagttataactagtcaagatctgagtggcaatacaaacttcctagcggtttctaattatatgggccattaagtctatcatatgctaacaatagctgagaagtccgtggatctcctcggggacGGAGTAGGTATCCGCCATTAttttggccttggctagtaatcggggaagttcttaactcccgttcaaagtaagagcaaatcggtccatccatgagtcgatcacccttcctctagcctccttttccgcgtacactcgggcatactcatccgccactttgtgctcgtgggccgtggctagatttaattcttcttggtacttgctgacgatggctaacatgttggtctctgtctcgcataaatgctgagacaagcttctcttggaccttgagcaagcagctaaaTCCTCTtttaagaccatgctatgtgttcgtgattggtctctctcttcggagcggacatggatgccttatgtcttgttggaataggtgcgaaaccaaccatacacaaagaacgggtaaacaacagatgattcgtgcgctactcttctcacACCTtcagtcaaatgtgtcaaataaatctaccaagatagctaccaccgggctttctttgctatggtgatatgcaaggaaagcatcaattgcggctaggtccaccaaaccgtccacgtttggaaagagaacaaccccaaagattaacAATGCTaatacatccataaacgggacccactcctcttgattcgacatatcccttgccttgccttctaagtacttccatggtaggcccactatgccgtttcgagtttgctttacaCGATCCAATCCTCTCGccgaatccctgaccacaactgcaatcttgctcaaggagggaagaaacccggagaaaagatacagtttccttccccccaagaggacatcctagaatctcctcaaattcttgaaCAGTCGGTACTAATTAGAAGtatccaaacgtgaagcatctcaagggctggtcatagta of Glycine soja cultivar W05 chromosome 1, ASM419377v2, whole genome shotgun sequence contains these proteins:
- the LOC114413042 gene encoding DNA repair protein UVH3 isoform X2, yielding MRLKALRLKELADDLKNQRMKKNSDTKGQKKSNQKDFVGSDLGGSHVKELDEMSVAKYAAKEDGNSSQATILTTYNQEELHEMLAASIAAEKNGIHARKGMPSIVINPLEEERDADEQIILPSVNAEVDMAVLAALPQSMQLDILAQLKGKKTEGLVKEVDNQNQHDVNYRGKGKGILLIEADMVGCSSRHDNVTSRSDNQHSIDEMLAASIAMEENEELVNNTSTSVGASAIEEEEVDYDEDEEMILPAMHGKIDPAVLASLPPSMQLDLLVQMRERLIAENRQKYQKVKKDPAKFSELQIQAYLKTVAFRRDIDEVQKAAAVGGVGGVQTSRIASEANREYIFSSSFTGDKQELTSTSLEKNKDTQQKVQGVHPSQNLTDSIVAGNDSNTSSGLVHNEPGEPADESIQTYLDERGRFRVSRLRAMGMRMTCDIQRNLDLLKEIEQERAYVNKAANIGTVENAENNGPYESSGIQLVGKSQEMNVDLVGQNMQNEQTMLDRDTLIEISFEYDCKNKFANDEDDIFSSLVGGNPVAIFGADDTAATEQPSHSDSDCDWEEGILEGKSNAYPEHDVVELKSSVADDHKNNEREVEWEEGDCDGANSTLLSGKLASQGWLEEESDLQEAIRRSLESIGDMKLKCMPAVDEHSNTYENKLDCGLEHGDDLYYSDPVDLNDNVGFLNNKNREDSTEKNELHEIEDGDKKHDFVSGNNEQTFHFHGSQSKSSVTFNSNNTEILIDTPCRMDSHSCFVDSISDTNVMTKDLVPMVAEQLLDKHDDGKVSFYCDNTSKVDPVGATEEGKKNYIQESEPLSNSTDTTKPAILVESSLKGSTEDLDIEPKLPSEDSNRNFYEERNSSLGNDVVNTPGHFPAHAAEVSLEEEMQILGQEYINLENEQRKLERNAESVNSELFTECQELLQMFGLPYIIAPMEAEAQCAYLELEKLVDGVVTDDSDVLLFGARSVYKNIFDDRKYVETYFMEDIEKELGLTREKLIRMALLLGSDYTEGVSGIGIVNAIEVVNAFPEEDGLLKFRQWVESPDPTILGRLDANSGSNSRKKGSKIEEKMNSSSCNVKESAVMQNICHAQEQNELSDYIQEIKQTFFNKHRNVSKNWHIPSSFPSDTVISAYYSPHVDKSTEPFTWGKPDHLVLRKLCWEKFGWTGQKADELILPVLKEYNKRETQLRLEAFYNFNERFAKIRSKRIKKAVKGITGKQPSDLIDDSAEEFSKSRKTGREPEDITLETSRGIEGNLEGRRKSKIKQSRKNDTVAKEQSKKKKVNDDPSSAPGTSEIENLQPSLQIEEEQHDGKALIRNRSGRGRGRIMGIKRGRDNKGLSFQSCETEASSGSSDIDDHGPRVHVDRVPKDVRRSMRSRKPVNYSFKEPEDEDSDDSFDRRNQTGPIEENLSHILGACEDGATDFSMAKECSAMNFPPEENLPTDSLESGGWFCTDAGETCHPGTGNQDSSDDYLKMGGGFCLDDGDTGVKQDTSDNVDTATVDYNADFPHGSDYLDETNRDKSSSDILFSGAEKPENGIQGGGPFNIEPNDLASASSYDHSDIAVLKQENTRNNSGASTGAFSAMPFLKRRRKN